The proteins below come from a single Pirellulales bacterium genomic window:
- a CDS encoding dihydrodipicolinate synthase family protein — protein MHDIRGVVPVVPIPFLPDESIDEESFDRVVEFVVSRKLAALCLPAYGSEFYKLTEGEREWAVGAAITASAERVPVIAQANHGSSRVAAQLARRYEKLGANVIGVALPRQFAVGAAELTRHVGQIADAVSLPILVQDFNPGGPTIDDQFIHTLHKQHSNVRYVKLEEPLVVDKLTAIRQRMGESVEVFQGWGGYYLLEALSTGNCAAVMPGVAVADLFNRIYQASHRHDHRTAFDLFGAMLPYVNLTLQNLELFLQVEKQLLVRRGLLTQAICRSPKLTPSAANQQYIDSLLDWMLLLLGGEDMASNPVAQSHLASGISR, from the coding sequence ATGCACGACATCCGCGGCGTGGTGCCCGTTGTTCCGATTCCATTTTTGCCGGACGAATCGATCGATGAGGAATCGTTTGATCGGGTGGTGGAATTTGTCGTTTCACGGAAACTGGCCGCACTTTGCTTGCCGGCTTATGGGAGCGAGTTTTACAAGCTTACCGAGGGCGAGCGAGAATGGGCAGTCGGAGCAGCGATCACCGCCAGCGCCGAGCGAGTTCCGGTCATCGCCCAGGCCAACCACGGCTCTTCGCGAGTGGCGGCGCAACTGGCACGTCGCTACGAGAAACTCGGTGCCAACGTAATCGGTGTTGCTTTGCCTCGGCAGTTCGCCGTTGGCGCCGCAGAGCTAACGCGTCATGTCGGACAAATCGCCGACGCCGTGTCGTTGCCGATTCTGGTGCAAGACTTCAATCCCGGCGGCCCGACGATCGACGACCAATTCATTCATACGCTGCACAAACAGCATTCCAACGTACGCTATGTGAAATTGGAGGAGCCGCTGGTCGTCGATAAGTTGACGGCAATTCGGCAGCGCATGGGGGAGAGCGTCGAGGTGTTTCAAGGCTGGGGCGGATATTATCTGTTGGAGGCACTATCGACTGGGAATTGTGCCGCGGTGATGCCCGGTGTGGCCGTTGCAGATTTGTTCAATCGCATTTATCAGGCGTCGCATCGCCATGATCATCGAACCGCCTTTGATTTGTTTGGCGCCATGCTGCCATATGTAAACCTCACTCTGCAGAACCTGGAGTTGTTCCTACAGGTCGAAAAGCAGTTGCTTGTGCGACGAGGGTTGCTGACTCAGGCAATCTGCCGGTCGCCTAAATTGACCCCGAGCGCTGCCAATCAGCAGTACATCGATTCGCTATTGGATTGGATGTTGCTCCTGCTGGGCGGTGAGGATATGGCGTCAAATCCCGTTGCTCAGTCTCACTTAGCGTCCGGAATATCGAGGTAA